Proteins encoded by one window of Cellvibrio sp. KY-GH-1:
- a CDS encoding glycoside hydrolase family 43 protein: protein MKLIHHLSFVAALATSASSIAASVNFHQFSYEGNDQVFATPLKAKEYRNPILAGFYPDPSITRAGDDYYLVNSSFSYQPGVPIFHSKDLVTWKSLGHVLTTPAQLPLKNQQTSRGIYAPTIRHHKGVFYMITTLVDVRGNFLVTATNPAGPWSEPILLPDIGGIDPDIFFDDDGKAYIAHNDGPIGEPLYNGHRAIWLWEFDPNTKSVVKNSGRVIVNGGTDLSKKPIWIEGPHIYKINGWYYLLCAEGGTGMDHSAVIFRSKSLSEPFVPYENNPILTQRDLPAERSNPITTAGHADLVQTKEGDWWAVFLATRAYDKKYYNTGRETFLLPVTWKDGWPVILERGKDIPYQLKAPAINATTPAPDKLSGNFSWQDNFSKKALGFEWVSLRSGDSPFYQLTQAGIELQALTIKLDSLAQPAFLGRRQQHTHFNASTEFEMPAQQTSAGIVALQSETAHYYFGVKPGAKGLEIFIEQANKKSPKVIYHKRVKDLAQPINLRIEGNAGKIHFSYKNSQGKYKYVLKNADAKMLSTEVAGGFVGTLLGIHARAE from the coding sequence ATGAAACTTATTCATCATTTATCGTTTGTTGCTGCACTGGCCACTTCTGCGTCGAGTATCGCTGCCAGCGTTAATTTTCATCAATTTTCCTATGAAGGAAATGATCAGGTTTTTGCTACACCACTGAAAGCCAAAGAATATCGTAACCCCATTCTGGCGGGTTTTTATCCCGACCCCAGCATCACTCGCGCGGGTGACGATTATTATTTAGTGAACTCGTCTTTCTCTTATCAACCGGGCGTACCGATATTTCACAGCAAGGATCTGGTCACTTGGAAATCCCTCGGTCATGTTCTGACTACACCCGCACAGCTGCCCTTAAAAAATCAACAAACCTCGCGCGGCATTTACGCCCCCACTATTCGTCACCACAAGGGCGTGTTTTACATGATCACCACGCTAGTCGACGTGCGCGGCAATTTTTTAGTCACCGCGACTAATCCCGCTGGACCTTGGTCTGAACCGATATTACTGCCTGACATTGGCGGCATTGATCCAGATATTTTCTTTGATGACGATGGCAAGGCTTATATCGCACACAATGATGGCCCCATCGGTGAACCACTGTACAACGGCCATCGCGCAATTTGGCTGTGGGAATTTGATCCCAACACCAAATCAGTCGTAAAAAACTCCGGGCGCGTTATCGTCAATGGCGGCACCGACCTGAGCAAAAAGCCCATCTGGATTGAAGGCCCGCACATTTACAAAATCAACGGCTGGTATTATCTGCTGTGCGCCGAGGGCGGCACGGGAATGGATCATTCCGCGGTAATCTTCCGCAGCAAAAGCTTGAGTGAACCGTTTGTCCCCTACGAAAACAATCCAATCCTGACCCAGCGCGATTTGCCTGCAGAGCGCAGCAATCCAATTACCACTGCAGGCCATGCAGACTTAGTGCAAACCAAAGAAGGCGATTGGTGGGCGGTATTTTTAGCCACGCGCGCCTACGATAAAAAATACTACAACACCGGGCGTGAAACATTTTTATTACCTGTCACATGGAAAGACGGCTGGCCGGTAATTTTGGAACGCGGCAAAGATATTCCTTATCAGCTAAAAGCACCGGCCATCAATGCAACTACGCCCGCCCCCGATAAACTCAGCGGCAATTTCAGCTGGCAAGATAATTTTTCCAAAAAGGCATTAGGCTTTGAGTGGGTCAGCTTGCGCTCTGGCGATTCGCCTTTTTACCAACTGACACAAGCAGGCATTGAATTGCAGGCGCTCACTATAAAACTTGATAGCCTTGCCCAGCCGGCTTTTTTGGGGCGTCGCCAACAACACACCCACTTTAATGCCAGCACCGAATTTGAAATGCCCGCGCAGCAAACCTCTGCCGGTATTGTTGCCCTGCAAAGCGAAACAGCCCACTACTATTTTGGCGTTAAACCAGGAGCAAAAGGCCTGGAGATTTTTATCGAGCAAGCCAATAAAAAATCACCCAAGGTGATTTATCACAAACGCGTGAAGGATCTCGCCCAACCTATTAATTTACGCATTGAGGGCAATGCGGGAAAAATACACTTCTCCTATAAAAACTCCCAGGGCAAGTATAAATATGTGCTGAAAAACGCCGATGCCAAAATGCTCAGCACAGAAGTTGCCGGCGGCTTTGTGGGAACCTTATTAGGCATTCATGCAAGGGCTGAATAA
- a CDS encoding endo-1,4-beta-xylanase, with the protein MQNYQKLIYIPLISLGLTACGGGGGGSSKPASSAPPISSSSTPSSEAPSSALSSAVPSSVAPSSATPSSAAPSSVTASSSSSAATTVITLNMASGWRGNGEGNAGVNVNSDGVSFTASGDNIGAVTDLAKPVQLEDAIVDMVVNVSPEFKTSGANLQIIAQIKGGAWAGEWNCWSGNEVLAASTDAAISCTISEADKKFNQTEFDVQIGVQAKGTPAGTVTIKSAKVTLKQPANSSSSTGSVYSANVTSLRELADFPIGAAVSNNDSPTYNILTNSKEQAVVEKHFDQMTAGNIMKMSYLQPTQGNFTFTNADAFVDYAKSKNIQVHGHALVWHSDYQVPGFMKNWTGTSADFITALQTHITTVVDHFEAKGNVNSWDVVNEAINDGNPVANFRTNDSTFYVKSGNSSLYIEKAFEAARAAAPAATLYYNDYNIDQNNAKTTKLVEMLTDFKARGVPIDGVGFQMHVFMDYPSIANISAAMKKVVDKGLKVKITELDVAVNNPYNGGWPGNKITSFTQSVALTQKQRYCEIIKAYMDTVPANQRGGITVWGTTDASTWLTTATSAYNGEAIAWPLLFDNNYNDKPSLRGFADGLQGINCTNL; encoded by the coding sequence ATGCAAAATTACCAAAAGCTTATTTATATACCTTTAATCAGTCTTGGCTTGACGGCCTGCGGTGGCGGCGGAGGTGGAAGCAGCAAACCAGCATCCAGCGCGCCCCCCATCAGTTCTTCGTCAACACCTTCCTCAGAAGCTCCATCATCGGCCCTGTCGTCCGCTGTACCCTCTTCAGTCGCACCATCATCAGCTACACCGTCTTCTGCTGCCCCTTCATCGGTTACGGCCAGCAGCAGCTCATCCGCAGCCACTACTGTTATTACCCTGAATATGGCAAGTGGTTGGCGCGGCAATGGCGAGGGTAACGCAGGGGTGAACGTCAACAGCGATGGAGTCAGCTTTACCGCCAGTGGCGATAACATCGGCGCCGTTACGGATTTGGCAAAACCAGTACAACTGGAAGATGCGATTGTAGATATGGTCGTCAACGTCAGCCCGGAATTCAAAACCTCGGGCGCCAACTTGCAAATTATTGCGCAGATCAAAGGCGGGGCTTGGGCAGGTGAGTGGAACTGTTGGTCAGGCAATGAAGTGCTCGCAGCAAGTACAGATGCCGCAATCAGCTGCACCATTAGCGAAGCCGATAAAAAATTTAATCAAACCGAATTCGATGTCCAAATTGGCGTTCAAGCCAAGGGCACGCCCGCTGGCACCGTCACCATTAAAAGCGCAAAAGTAACGCTCAAACAACCTGCGAATTCCAGCTCCAGTACCGGTAGCGTTTATTCCGCGAATGTAACCAGTTTGCGCGAGCTAGCTGATTTCCCAATCGGGGCGGCTGTATCCAATAACGACTCGCCAACTTACAACATTTTGACCAATTCCAAAGAGCAAGCGGTAGTTGAAAAGCATTTTGATCAAATGACCGCCGGCAACATTATGAAAATGAGCTACCTGCAACCTACGCAAGGTAATTTCACTTTCACCAACGCCGATGCATTTGTGGATTATGCAAAATCCAAAAATATCCAGGTTCACGGCCACGCATTAGTTTGGCATTCTGATTATCAAGTGCCCGGCTTTATGAAAAACTGGACAGGAACTTCGGCCGATTTTATCACGGCACTGCAAACCCACATCACCACAGTTGTGGATCATTTTGAAGCCAAGGGCAACGTGAACAGCTGGGATGTAGTGAACGAGGCGATCAATGATGGTAACCCCGTCGCCAACTTCCGCACCAATGATTCCACCTTTTACGTAAAAAGCGGCAATAGCTCGCTCTATATCGAAAAGGCCTTTGAAGCCGCACGCGCCGCAGCACCAGCAGCAACGCTTTATTACAACGACTACAACATTGATCAAAACAATGCCAAGACCACCAAGTTGGTTGAAATGCTGACCGATTTCAAAGCGCGCGGTGTTCCAATCGACGGTGTTGGTTTCCAGATGCATGTCTTTATGGATTATCCGTCCATTGCCAACATCAGCGCCGCAATGAAAAAGGTGGTTGATAAAGGACTCAAAGTAAAAATTACCGAACTGGATGTGGCTGTAAATAACCCCTACAACGGCGGATGGCCAGGCAATAAGATCACCAGCTTCACACAATCCGTTGCGCTCACGCAAAAACAGCGCTACTGCGAAATTATTAAAGCCTATATGGACACAGTGCCAGCCAACCAACGCGGCGGAATTACCGTATGGGGTACAACGGATGCAAGTACCTGGCTAACCACAGCAACCTCCGCCTATAACGGCGAAGCCATCGCCTGGCCGCTGTTATTTGACAATAATTACAACGATAAACCCTCACTACGTGGTTTCGCCGACGGACTGCAAGGTATTAATTGCACGAATTTGTAA
- a CDS encoding acyltransferase, whose translation MATYTHAEKHNPTMEKMPNLDGLRALACLFVVVSHIPKEGYIGLIGSVGVGVFFTLSGFLMGYLYAHQTCNSDTLRHYMIARFTRIVPIYWLVISLCILLSLLEGADFPLRIDSFTSIIRHYGLAGNVGPFWSIPLEIQYYLFFVVIWYSLSLRQKMPWAFPLAGFLCAVLIVTNDLWPNLSLPNKLHFFLAGTLAALMPRNYWKTHRGARQLIPLQLLALAAILFPLTQDYSERSFYDSVGLSIAFASAIYILSFNSKPTGWLLASRPLRKIGQASFSIYLIHVLVLYYGAHVLQLDHHHFQPLWLLVAALATALPMLVSQMIEMPLQRKSRALLERIFSRKLSSDTPANNRNYQSLH comes from the coding sequence ATGGCAACTTATACCCACGCTGAAAAACACAACCCCACGATGGAAAAAATGCCCAATCTGGACGGCCTGCGCGCGCTTGCTTGCCTGTTTGTGGTGGTATCTCACATTCCGAAAGAGGGCTATATTGGGTTGATTGGTTCGGTGGGGGTTGGTGTATTTTTTACGCTGAGCGGCTTCCTGATGGGCTATCTTTACGCACACCAAACCTGCAACAGCGACACCTTGCGCCATTACATGATCGCCCGCTTCACCCGCATAGTGCCGATCTATTGGTTGGTGATTAGCCTGTGCATTTTGCTATCACTGTTGGAAGGCGCGGATTTTCCACTTCGAATTGACAGCTTTACCAGCATAATCCGCCACTATGGCCTTGCCGGGAATGTCGGCCCCTTCTGGTCGATTCCACTGGAAATCCAGTATTACCTGTTTTTTGTGGTTATCTGGTACAGCCTCAGCCTGCGCCAAAAAATGCCATGGGCGTTCCCCCTTGCCGGTTTTCTGTGCGCTGTGTTGATTGTCACCAATGACCTTTGGCCCAACCTTAGCCTGCCCAACAAATTGCACTTTTTCCTAGCCGGCACACTGGCCGCACTAATGCCGCGCAATTACTGGAAAACACATCGAGGGGCACGGCAGTTAATTCCTCTACAGCTGCTAGCGCTCGCCGCCATACTCTTCCCGCTTACCCAGGATTACAGCGAACGCAGCTTTTATGACTCTGTGGGCCTTAGTATCGCGTTCGCTTCGGCGATTTATATTTTGTCATTTAACAGCAAACCAACGGGCTGGCTACTCGCGTCCAGGCCACTGCGCAAAATTGGCCAAGCCAGCTTTTCGATCTACCTGATCCACGTATTAGTGCTCTACTACGGTGCCCATGTGTTGCAGCTTGACCATCATCATTTCCAGCCACTCTGGCTGCTCGTTGCCGCACTGGCAACCGCCCTGCCCATGCTGGTTTCACAAATGATTGAAATGCCGTTACAACGCAAAAGCCGCGCCCTGCTAGAACGCATTTTTAGCCGAAAGTTATCCTCTGACACCCCCGCCAATAATCGAAATTACCAATCCTTACACTAA
- a CDS encoding sugar porter family MFS transporter, with product MNETSSSTQANMGFVILISLIATIGGFLFGYDSGVINGTVDGLQKAFNSNSMGTGFSVSSMLLGCAVGAFFAGQWADKYGRWWVLMVSSVLFIISAWGSGIATGSVEFIIYRVIGGLAVGAASIICPAYISEVAPAQYRGKLSSIQQIAIISGLFFSFLSNYFLADSAGGSTAIFWGGYETWRWMFWMELIPAGLFFLALFLIPESPRFLVASGKNDKAKAVLAKLYGNKADDKVKEIYDTLAHDHKPSFRDLVNKATGKIRPIVWIGFGLAVLQQFVGINVVFYYGAVLWQAAGFSESDALLTNVLSGAVSIGACFITFFLVDKVGRKPLLWVGSIGMTITLALVAFAFAGAPVDEAGKLQLSSGNGLLALIAANVYVVFFNMSWGPVVWIMLGEMFPNQMRGSALAIAGLAQWGANFLITWTFPMLLASAIGLAGAYSIYTFFSLFSVFFVMWYIKETKGKELEQMEG from the coding sequence ATGAACGAGACTTCCAGCTCAACCCAGGCAAATATGGGATTTGTAATCCTTATTAGCCTAATCGCCACTATTGGCGGATTCCTTTTCGGCTACGATAGCGGCGTAATCAACGGCACCGTTGATGGACTGCAAAAAGCCTTTAATTCCAACTCTATGGGTACCGGCTTTAGCGTTTCGTCGATGCTGCTAGGCTGTGCAGTCGGTGCATTTTTTGCGGGCCAATGGGCGGACAAATACGGTCGTTGGTGGGTGCTGATGGTTTCATCGGTGCTATTTATTATTTCTGCGTGGGGCTCGGGTATTGCAACCGGCTCGGTTGAGTTCATTATCTACCGCGTTATTGGCGGCTTAGCGGTAGGGGCAGCGAGTATTATTTGCCCTGCTTATATCTCCGAAGTCGCGCCGGCGCAGTATCGTGGCAAACTCAGCTCTATTCAGCAAATTGCTATTATCTCCGGTCTGTTTTTTTCCTTCTTAAGCAACTACTTCCTGGCTGATTCGGCTGGTGGCTCCACCGCCATTTTCTGGGGCGGATATGAAACCTGGCGCTGGATGTTCTGGATGGAATTAATTCCCGCCGGTCTGTTCTTCCTCGCACTATTCCTTATCCCGGAAAGTCCGCGCTTTCTGGTCGCAAGTGGAAAAAACGACAAAGCCAAAGCTGTCCTTGCAAAGCTTTACGGCAATAAAGCTGATGACAAAGTGAAAGAAATTTACGACACCCTGGCCCACGACCACAAACCCAGCTTCCGCGATCTGGTAAACAAGGCCACTGGCAAAATCCGCCCCATCGTTTGGATCGGTTTTGGCTTGGCGGTACTGCAGCAATTCGTCGGGATCAACGTTGTATTCTACTATGGTGCGGTACTTTGGCAGGCCGCAGGATTCTCTGAAAGCGATGCACTTTTAACCAACGTCCTCTCTGGTGCCGTCAGCATCGGCGCCTGTTTCATTACATTCTTCCTGGTAGATAAAGTAGGCCGCAAGCCACTGTTGTGGGTTGGCTCTATTGGCATGACGATCACTTTGGCACTCGTTGCGTTCGCATTCGCGGGTGCACCAGTGGATGAAGCAGGCAAGCTGCAATTGTCGTCCGGCAACGGCCTGCTGGCGCTGATTGCGGCTAACGTGTACGTGGTGTTCTTTAATATGTCATGGGGCCCGGTAGTGTGGATTATGCTTGGCGAAATGTTCCCCAACCAAATGCGCGGCTCTGCGCTAGCAATTGCTGGCCTTGCACAATGGGGGGCAAACTTCCTGATTACCTGGACCTTCCCAATGCTGCTCGCTTCAGCAATCGGTTTGGCGGGTGCTTACAGTATCTATACCTTCTTCTCGCTCTTCTCCGTGTTCTTTGTGATGTGGTACATCAAAGAAACCAAGGGTAAAGAGTTGGAGCAAATGGAAGGCTAA
- a CDS encoding NUDIX domain-containing protein produces the protein MPNTHIPGGQTNIGSPNLPADVIKALSIDNLVFGLDNDELKILLVKQTDPLHQGKWALPGGWIRHDENLRDAAYRLLEELTGVRELYLEQLKTFGRVDRFPNERVVTIAYYALVSADKFSLVAGQSAADVNWQSVNNLPDLVYDHAEIVAHGLKVLRHQVCHQPIGFNLLPEKFTLLQLQALYEAILNTKLDKPNFRRKIMKMNLLTPCNEKQQGVPHRAASLYRFDAEAYKDLSESGFAFEI, from the coding sequence GTGCCCAACACCCACATTCCAGGTGGCCAAACCAATATAGGCTCCCCTAATCTCCCGGCTGACGTCATTAAAGCGCTATCTATCGACAACCTGGTTTTCGGTTTGGATAACGACGAACTGAAAATCCTGTTAGTGAAGCAAACCGACCCTTTGCACCAAGGCAAGTGGGCGCTTCCCGGCGGCTGGATTCGCCACGACGAAAACCTTCGCGATGCCGCCTATCGCCTACTTGAAGAGTTGACCGGCGTACGCGAGCTCTACCTGGAACAATTGAAAACCTTTGGCCGGGTTGATCGCTTCCCCAATGAACGTGTTGTAACCATCGCCTACTACGCGCTGGTAAGCGCAGATAAATTTTCGCTGGTGGCAGGTCAGAGCGCCGCGGATGTTAACTGGCAAAGCGTAAATAACTTGCCGGATCTGGTTTACGACCATGCTGAAATTGTAGCTCACGGTTTAAAGGTTCTCCGCCATCAAGTTTGCCACCAGCCTATTGGCTTCAACCTGTTGCCCGAGAAATTCACTCTGCTGCAATTGCAGGCATTGTATGAGGCGATCCTCAATACCAAACTGGATAAACCCAACTTCCGCCGTAAGATCATGAAGATGAACCTTCTGACGCCTTGCAACGAAAAACAACAGGGCGTGCCACATCGCGCTGCAAGCCTTTACCGGTTTGATGCCGAGGCCTACAAGGATTTATCCGAATCAGGTTTTGCGTTTGAAATTTGA
- a CDS encoding xylulokinase: MLFLGIDVGSSSVKLSVLDGQTGKSLGALSYPDSELAIESPQPGFAEQNPDTWWDCVRQGFARLVARGTFNAQHIDAIGISYQMHGLVVVDKNQQVLRPSIIWCDSRAVPLGNKALTDLGHDYCFGHLLNSPGNFTAAKLRWVQENQPELFARIHKIMLPGDFIAMKLSGVITTTASGLSEGTLWDFKENRVASELLAHWGIDVNVIPEIVPSFGVQSIVSDAIAAELGLRSGVKICYRAGDQPNNAFSLNVLEPGEVAATAGTSGVIYGVTDQPAADTASRVNTFLHVTSTEEKKRNGVLVCVNGCGRLYSWLRQTISAAGATPTYPQLNALAQAVPVGSEGLLFHPFGNGAERIFQNKNLGAQLRNLDFNRHGLGHMVRAAQEGIVFSLNQGFDVLKSLGGSCEVVRAGKGNMFLSEVFAQTFANTTQAAVEMFETDGAEGAARAAALGSGYYASATEAFTGLTRLSVVEPQAAQFAQYQDAYQNWVALLPK, encoded by the coding sequence ATGCTGTTTCTTGGTATTGATGTTGGTAGTTCCTCGGTCAAGTTATCTGTGCTGGATGGACAAACTGGCAAAAGCCTGGGGGCTTTGTCTTATCCCGATTCTGAGTTGGCCATCGAAAGCCCGCAGCCGGGTTTTGCTGAACAGAACCCGGATACCTGGTGGGATTGTGTGCGCCAGGGTTTCGCGCGTTTAGTGGCGCGCGGCACCTTCAATGCGCAGCACATCGATGCGATTGGTATCTCTTACCAAATGCATGGATTGGTTGTCGTCGATAAAAATCAGCAAGTATTGCGTCCTTCCATAATCTGGTGTGACAGCCGCGCAGTGCCCTTAGGCAACAAAGCGCTTACTGATTTGGGGCACGATTATTGTTTTGGTCATTTATTAAATTCACCGGGCAACTTCACTGCCGCGAAATTGCGTTGGGTGCAAGAAAATCAGCCTGAGCTGTTTGCACGTATCCACAAAATTATGCTGCCGGGCGATTTCATCGCGATGAAATTATCGGGCGTGATTACTACTACAGCATCCGGATTGTCGGAAGGCACGCTGTGGGACTTTAAAGAAAACCGCGTTGCCTCTGAGTTGCTTGCGCATTGGGGTATCGATGTCAATGTAATTCCGGAAATTGTTCCCAGCTTTGGGGTGCAATCCATTGTTAGCGATGCTATCGCGGCGGAGTTGGGTTTGCGTTCCGGGGTAAAAATTTGTTATCGCGCTGGAGATCAACCGAACAACGCATTTAGTTTGAATGTATTGGAACCCGGTGAAGTTGCTGCAACGGCGGGAACTTCCGGTGTTATTTACGGTGTGACTGATCAGCCTGCAGCGGACACTGCATCGCGGGTAAATACCTTCTTGCACGTGACCAGCACTGAAGAGAAAAAACGCAACGGCGTTCTTGTATGTGTAAACGGTTGTGGTCGTTTGTATTCGTGGTTGCGCCAAACCATCAGTGCAGCGGGCGCCACTCCGACGTATCCGCAATTGAATGCGTTGGCGCAAGCGGTGCCGGTAGGTAGTGAAGGTTTGTTGTTCCATCCGTTCGGCAATGGCGCCGAACGTATTTTCCAAAATAAAAATCTCGGCGCGCAATTGCGTAATCTGGACTTCAATCGCCATGGATTGGGTCATATGGTACGCGCCGCGCAAGAGGGAATCGTGTTTTCGCTCAATCAGGGTTTCGATGTATTGAAATCACTGGGTGGCAGTTGTGAAGTGGTTCGCGCCGGTAAAGGCAATATGTTTTTGAGCGAAGTCTTCGCGCAAACTTTTGCCAATACCACGCAAGCGGCTGTGGAAATGTTTGAAACCGATGGTGCTGAGGGTGCAGCGCGCGCAGCAGCATTGGGCAGTGGTTATTACGCTTCAGCGACTGAAGCGTTTACCGGGTTGACGCGTTTGAGTGTGGTAGAACCACAAGCAGCACAGTTTGCCCAGTATCAGGATGCTTATCAAAATTGGGTTGCGCTGTTACCGAAGTAA
- the xylA gene encoding xylose isomerase: protein MSIVLGSKEYFPGIGKIGYEGPDSDNPLAFKYYDENRVVAGKTLKEHFRFATCYWHSFCGAGHDPFGPGTKIFPWAATQDPIARAHEKMDAAFEFITKLGTPYYCFHDVDLIDEGPSRAETSKRLQTIVEYAKQKQAASGVKLLWGTANLFSNPRYMNGASTNPDFNVVAYAGAQLKDALDATIALNGENYVFWGGREGYMSLLNTDMKREQEHMARFLTMARDYARAQGFKGVFFIEPKPMEPSKHQYDFDAETVIGFLRHHGLDKDFKLNLETNHATLAGHTMCHDMQAAANAGMLGSLDANRGDYQNAWDTDQFPYNINETVEMMLVFLRAGGLQGGGVNFDAKVRRNSPDPVDMFYGHIGGMDTFARALIIADSLIQQSPLEGLRKDRYSSFDAGNGAAYEQGKLTLQQLADIGNKGGEVTLQSGRQELYENIINRYIR from the coding sequence ATGAGTATTGTTCTCGGTAGCAAAGAATACTTCCCCGGTATTGGCAAGATTGGTTACGAAGGTCCGGATTCTGACAATCCATTAGCATTTAAATACTACGATGAAAATCGCGTAGTTGCCGGCAAAACCTTGAAAGAGCATTTCAGATTTGCCACTTGCTACTGGCACAGTTTCTGCGGCGCTGGTCATGATCCATTCGGTCCAGGCACCAAAATTTTCCCATGGGCAGCAACGCAAGATCCAATTGCGCGCGCGCATGAAAAAATGGACGCAGCGTTTGAATTTATTACCAAGCTCGGCACTCCGTATTATTGCTTTCATGATGTTGACCTGATTGACGAAGGTCCATCACGTGCAGAAACGTCCAAGCGTCTGCAAACCATCGTTGAATACGCTAAGCAAAAGCAAGCGGCTTCTGGTGTGAAATTATTGTGGGGTACTGCAAACCTGTTCTCTAACCCACGTTACATGAATGGAGCTTCAACCAACCCGGATTTCAACGTGGTGGCTTATGCCGGTGCGCAATTGAAAGACGCGCTGGATGCAACCATCGCCCTGAATGGCGAAAACTATGTGTTCTGGGGCGGTCGCGAAGGTTATATGAGCCTGCTCAACACTGACATGAAGCGTGAGCAAGAACATATGGCGCGCTTCCTGACTATGGCTCGCGATTACGCGCGTGCACAAGGCTTTAAAGGTGTGTTCTTCATTGAACCAAAGCCAATGGAGCCATCAAAACACCAATACGATTTCGATGCTGAAACGGTAATTGGTTTCTTGCGTCACCACGGTTTGGATAAAGATTTTAAATTAAATCTGGAAACCAATCACGCTACTTTGGCTGGTCACACCATGTGCCACGATATGCAAGCAGCCGCTAACGCAGGCATGTTGGGTTCTTTGGATGCTAACCGCGGTGATTACCAAAATGCGTGGGATACTGACCAGTTCCCGTACAACATCAACGAAACTGTTGAGATGATGTTGGTATTCTTGCGCGCTGGCGGCCTGCAGGGCGGTGGTGTGAACTTTGATGCGAAAGTACGTCGTAACTCACCAGATCCAGTAGATATGTTCTATGGCCATATCGGTGGTATGGATACGTTCGCGCGTGCGTTGATTATCGCTGATAGCCTGATCCAACAATCTCCATTGGAAGGCTTGCGTAAAGATCGTTACAGCAGCTTCGATGCGGGTAACGGTGCCGCGTACGAACAAGGTAAATTGACTCTGCAACAACTGGCCGATATCGGCAATAAAGGCGGTGAAGTCACTCTGCAAAGTGGTCGTCAAGAGTTGTACGAAAACATTATCAACCGTTACATTCGTTAA